A region of Periplaneta americana isolate PAMFEO1 chromosome 16, P.americana_PAMFEO1_priV1, whole genome shotgun sequence DNA encodes the following proteins:
- the LOC138716482 gene encoding uncharacterized protein encodes MLLLSAFSISILLQLHATSSESVLDRSCTEAGVVPHPDDCTQFLICAEDNGTFYLAETVPCPEGYSFAKEDKTCVRSKQCKPLPVRTARATTPTGQCKMSGPYCEDCNHMVVCSRMEGKGLVAVANVTCSDIDGDMSCSKASCNTDPQVCEGSDKQGSFLCLTPGFFPDPSDCKRFHMCDKNLIHYSMDCDEQYNVKTESCTAVDPDQKDKTQAAGTQEKTPTCTPLANPCTATNNAPLSLPGRSNYYVICLPKKPKNGKMYYVITVLKCPDPLTFNDKTQSCEFSCTEKRGRFLDPDNNCNSYIECVAGTTGAGTKKTCPEGYGFDPDRKACLPESMVPNCRKPKPTEETTTPVVTTTTPTTTSTVGSVGPVTPQQQGLQCTSEGAMPDYSDCTKYIMCLKYGAYFTMKRRQCHWFTYFDPKAGYCRFGFC; translated from the exons ctGCAGCTACATGCAACGAGCTCAGAGTCTGTACTTGACAG AAGCTGCACGGAGGCCGGAGTGGTACCCCACCCAGACGACTGCACCCAGTTTCTCATCTGCGCAGAAGACAACGGTACATTTTACTTGGCAGAGACTGTTCCGTGTCCAGAGGGCTACAGCTTCGCcaaggaagacaaaacatgcgTCCGAAGCAAACAA TGCAAGCCGCTGCCTGTGCGCACAGCGCGCGCCACGACGCCCACCGGACAGTGCAAGATGTCTGGACCCTACTGCGAGGACTGCAACCACATGGTAGTGTGCTCGAGGATGGAAGGAAAGGGCCTCGTCGCTGTGGCCAACGTGACCTGTTCCGATATCGACGGAGACATGAGCTGCAGCAAGGCCTCCTGCAATACAGACCCTCAGGTCTGCGAGGGTTCCGACAAGCAAGGAAGTTTTCTCTGTCTGACGCCCGGGTTCTTCCCAGATCCCAGCGACTGCAAGCGCTTCCATATGTGCGACAAGAACTTAATCCACTATTCGA TGGACTGTGATGAACAATACAATGTCAAAACTGAATCGTGTACTGCTGTGGATCCAGATCAGAAAGACAAAACGCAGGCTGCGGGTACGCAAGAAAAGACTCCAACATGCACGCCCCTCGCAAACCCCTGCACTGCAACCAACAACGCGCCGTTATCTTTACCGGGAAGATCAAACTATTATGTGATCTGCCTTCCCAAGAAACCCAAGAATGGCAAGATGTACTATGTAATAACCGTTCTGAAGTGTCCCGACCCTCTAACGTTCAACGACAAAACACAATCGTGCGAGTTCAGTTGTACCGAAAAACGAGGCCGCTTTCTAGACCCAGACAATAATTGTAATTCCTACATAGAATGTGTGGCCGGAACTACCGGTGCTGGAACTAAGAAGACTTGCCCTGAGGGTTATGGCTTCGACCCTGATAGGAAAGCGTGTCTCCCAGAATCAATGGTACCGAATTGTCGGAAGCCCAAACCTACAGAGGAAACTACAACACCAGTTGTGACAACGACCACTCCCACTACTACGTCGACTGTAGGCAGCGTGGGACCGGTAACGCCGCAGCAGCAAGGGCTGCAGTGCACCAGTGAAGGAGCCATGCCGGATTACAGTGACTGCACTAAATACATCATGTGTCTCAAATACGGCGCATATTTCACCATGAAGAGAAGACAGTGTCACTGGTTCACCTATTTCGATCCAAAGGCTGGGTATTGTCGCTTCGGATTTTGTTGA